AAAGTGGACAAGGCTGTTCCTAAAATAGTTGCATTTGAAACGGTACATTCCATGACCGGAGCTGTTTGCCCACTTGAGGTGAGGAATCATTTTTCTCTTATTCTGTGACAAAACAAGTCTATGCGCTGAGTACTGCCGATCATTCTTCTAGGCCATAATTTCCAAGAGTTATTGACCAATCGAGCACTATTGATTCACTCTGTATTCAAAAATAGCATTACTTATTCAGCCACATTAATTTCATGAAGCTTTTATGTGGAGAATACTCTTCAAGGACATGTTACGTGGAATTAACTTATTATTTTAactctgtaatttttgaatatgtaattttcaggaACTCTGCGATGTTGCACATAAGTATGGCGCATTGACATTTGTCGATGAAGTACACGCTGTTGGATTATATGGTGAACATGGTGCTGGTATCGGTGAAAGAGATCATCAATTGCACAAAATGGATATAATATCCGGCACATTAGGAAAGGCTTTCGGAAACATTGGAGGATATATAGGTATGTAATCTTAAGACATATTACTTCTGATGTATTAAAGAACTATAATTACAGCATCTTCATCGTCCCTAATCGACATGATAAGATCTTACGCAGCAGGATTCATTTTTACAACCTCATTACCCCCAACTGTCCTTGCCGGTGCAGCTAAAGCTGTAGATGTTCTAGCGTCTGAGGAAGGTCGGGAATTAAGGAAACGCCATCAAAGTAACGTGAAATACTTAAGGAACACTTTATTACGTGAAGGATTCCCTGTAGAACACACTCCAAGTCATATTATACCTATAAGGATTGGAGATCCGAGTAAATGTAGTCTTATCAGCGATACTTTGATGAAGGAGAAATCGCATTATATCCAAGCCATCAACTATCCGACAGTGGCTAGAGGAGAAGAAAAATTAAGATTGGCTCCTACACCATTCCACAACAAAGAATTGATGGATACTCTGGTTGCCGACATGAAAGATGTGTGGAAAAGTCTCGACATCCCACTAATTGGACGCAATTGTGATGCTGTAAGTTGAGTCACTTTTTACATAATTACAAAAGTATAATAACCTTAATATTTCTGTTCTTACAAATAAGTAAGTACAGAAAACTTTTCTTCttcagaaaaagaagaattgtGAAGCTTATGTAATTACAAAAGCATATTAACAAAAATATTCTTGTAGGAGTGCAAGTTCTGTCACCAACCGATTCTGTTCGATTACTTTGAGGCCAGGACAAGAACTAAAAACTACAACACTTGCAATATACCAAACTGCCCACAAATGATGACCGCTGCATAATCAAAAATTTTGGTGATGTGTATGTAATTTAGGAAACTACAAAATGGTGGAATAGGCGCTAAACTGTTGAGAAGGTGTTTTAACAATGTGTTCTTAGGTGTAGGATGCACATTCAGAAagcaaattataaaaaataaatatatgtatacaaATAAATTATATGAATGGCTTAAAAGGTGTTTGTTTTCCCTTTGACTTGTTAGAACTCACTTGTAATATAATTTGACCACTTATACTGTTGGTATTTATTAATGTCTAGATATGGTGCAAAATTTTCAATGTCAGATAAGCAAAATTTCCAACACGAAATATTTTGTTAGTTTTTGGTCAAAATGATACTAAATCTTTGATCTTGTATTTTTAAGTTGATGTTTCGGATAGTGCAGAATAAAAACTTTCTGTTAGCTGTACAGTgtgttttaaaatatttttctactaCGAAAACTGTTAAATGGAAGAATAGAAACTATGTGcatgtttattgaaaaatgagtgtgaataacaaaaaattacaaAGCATTTTTTTAAACTTTTGTCTATGTGTATATAGGTCAGTAGGTGTAGTTGTAAGTATCCCAGTTTCAGGGGTATTTGGACTTAATTTCACTCCAATCGGATGAAAGTTAAAAAATTATTACCAtttaacaaattttcagattgagagaacaaattgatagaaaaaaaaatcatggttTCTGAGTAGCAATATCGAATTTCTGGCCAAAAACCCAATAAAATCTTATCTGAAAACCACTGTATTTCCTTGGCCTTGGGATAAACCCAATAAAAAGACATTTGTTTAATCTGTATATACAAGATGTTCCCAAATTGTAGGTACAAACGGAAAAAACGTATTTCTCggattattttaagaaaaaattcctataaacatggTCGCACAAACGTATtttggagatacagggtgttaaagattgatttttttctcatcatataccaattttgaatgcaaatctacatggTGAtactttttctggaagagtgtccattttttttttgggggttaATCTACCACcccccaaaataaaaaaatttagaattctctgaaagacgaagaacgaaaattcttCCATATAATGAACCAATACTCTttctacttttctttaaaatcggCACGACAGCAAAAAATcggacctaacctaacctaaccccccaaagaaaaaaaagaccTACGCCCTTGACTCTGATGCTCCAAAATGTCATTAACAACCAATTTTTGGACGGAAAcgaaagttatgaattttcaacaataGTTGGTTCATTAGGCTAGTTATGAACTTTGGAAAAGCGCGCTTCAATTCCAAATGGACTTCAATAATTCGAGAATAATTTCCATTTCGATTTATTATCTCCCTATAAGCTTATAATTGCCACTCCGTATCTCTAGATCATATTTAATTGCAGTGAGAGTGAAATCATGTAGGTATAATCATGATTTAAACGGTCCAAATTCAATTGAAGTGCTTAAAAGCGTTCcatacaagggcgtagatctttttttttcttgggggggaattgaaaaaaaaaagttttttgacgacattgtttactcatatctataatgtgagaaaaagaggtttgataatgaagtttgaaccgaattactcgaaataatttttttattaccaattcgattgttcttatcttatactgggtgttgcTGAATTgcaggtacaaaggaaaatgagagattccttgaataattttacaaataaaatggcccataaacatgagcccgcaaactctttgttttcgagatacagggcgtttcttgAAGTcccacttttttgtgatgctcaaccagtttatcgaatctttattaatctgcGCTAtacagttggtaaataagtagtaacacttataattaattaatttatcacAGCTTCCTAACTGAATACTTACAATAATTTGGATTATTCTgggaattactatagagagagctgtttgaatttttttctcgaaatcgattgcagatacgacaaaactacaacaaaccaaaaagtgtactactgaaccagagtttctttttaaatttttctaagctaccagtggttcaaaaaaaaataattctggttgaaagaagcgggcacccttccagaacaaattcaccctgtagatttgcattccaaattaggatatcacatgatgaaaacttaaaattggaatatcaataccaattcaagttgaatatcttgtgaaaagaaggtgctatgagagaaaaacttgaactttaacacctgtatctccaaaaacaaagcgtttgcggactcatgttataggactttttttcttgaaatgatccgagaaatctgtcattttcatttgtatctccaatttatgaacaatctataaatatagtcaattcaaaactgatgtcttcacaaataaattgcaatttgaatgaaacacaataaattgtacaacacagcctagacaatttttcgatgcgaataactcagttcagttctacaatattgaaattttgtgacgagaatgatacaaaaaaccgaaaacaacggtaagtgtataccgatgacgaatgcaaaaatcacagatggcaaataaggggcgatgccgagaaagcggatagataaaggaaaataattaacctcggacaaagacgagcttgtagtgcaataaaagtactcatctcgAAAGGGTTAATAAACTCAAAAACCGTAAAGGAGTCCGATTTTTTAccgacgtgtcgatttcaaaggaaagtgaaACGATTATTATTGGTATTTTTCatggagaaattttcattcatcgtctttgcgagatttctaaaactttatatttcgaaaatcttggggggtaaTTACTCCCAGtacccccccatttctacgcccttgataaTTAAGATCTAAACGGTCCAAATTCAATTGAAGTGTTTAAAAGCGTTCCATAAGTATCCCGTTATATTTATTTAGTATCTATATATGTGGTTGTCTCTGATAACAGAAAGGCTCTGACAGGCTGAAGAATTGAAAACGCTTCTTAGAATACATACATGATTCAATTAAAATAATGACTAGTCATTGTTATGTCCATACAAGGTTAATTTTCGACCATCACACTGTAATAAATCATATCTTCGAGATGGTCATCATCTTGTCTGTTTTGGATCTAAACATTGCGGTATTGCGTTCTATCATccctcatttaattttttttcactttactGACAAAAATGAAGACTATCGCAATTTCCCATATTCAAGATAgagaaaaacataaaattctgAAATGCCGAAAGCTTTCACAGTAGGATTATCCTACAGATTGGAGAATAAGGGGGACTTTTAAGCTGGGGTCTAGTCGGTTTCTCATCTGACGTTTCGCTTAGTACTGCGGTgagcatcttcagaggtttctgAGTCGTAGATTGGAACTCGATGTTGGATTTCTCCAATGGATCTGGAAGAAAGATTTCGAAAGTTATTAGAGTTATCGAAAAATTCAACTACgcacagggtgttccaaattctaGAACTATAGAGGAAAAGGACCCCgcatctcttttttcgaaataataagatatcaaaaaACAGTTCATAGATATGTTGATTTGttctctgaaaaatgactgtttcaaatattttggtaTATTTCGAGAACgtttcaagatatctatgatctgctttctgatatcttataaTTAGGAAAAAAGAAATCTAAGGTTCTTAAGATTTTTCCACTAAGTctcatagttctcgagatgctttcaatgAGCCTCAAATTTGGAATACACTGTATATTTTTCACATGGGCAAAAATAATCAAGTTTTCTTGATATGACAACCATATAAAAAATACAGAATATCTTTCAGAGTACCTAATGATTCAattgtttcgaattttttagTTTATATTCGAAGAGGGTCCAAAAATACCAAGATtggagaaaattcaaaaaaggagGAATTTTTGGGGGGTATCGAGTTCTTGGCAAGAAAAcgtacaattaaaaaaaaaatttgaatgcaaTATGAAACGTCACTTTCTATGAATGCATATGCAATTAATGATAACAAAAAAAGAGATTGTTTGACAATTCATAcggtgtttttcgaaaaaatgaaatgaagaatttgaaaaagcccacgaaagctcctgactttacGTCAATGTTTTTcgcatttttcaaaataatgcaACTTTAATAATAAACTGGCCGTTAAGGGTGTACACCACCTTTTTCACCAGATTCTTCAGTGCAGAATCATtctgaatctttttttttatttgtttatgaAAAAATCAGTGAGATTATTTAAAGCTGCCAAACGAATGTTCCTTCCGAAAATTTAAAGAATCAATTGAACGATTTCCGCACatgatcaaaatgaatctgctcCTAGTGAAAAAGGTTGGGGACACCCTTTTAAGGTTTGAAAACCAATCGTTATAATCGAATGCGACAACAAGAGCGATCAAGCGTGCACCGGCTCGAATTTTTTGCCGATCGGACCGTCGTTTGTTTCTGAGCCACGtgttttttttatgagaaaaattgaaatgacgATTTGAAGAATGAGATAAGGAAAATCAGATTGTCAGAGTGGCTCAGACAATGAAAATCGGGTAGGGAAGTAGGTTAGCCGTTTGAATCCATCGACCTCTCTTCCCAAACAAAGACCGAAGAAGCATAAAGAATACGAACCGCAAGAGGCAGCGGCAGAACAGAGAGTGCAGAGCTCCAGAGTTCGTCTAGCAGTCGCCATCAGCGGTACCGGGGTAGTTCTAAGAGTAACATTGCGAAAATGCGCGCcgtcaattatttcatttt
Above is a window of Harmonia axyridis chromosome X, icHarAxyr1.1, whole genome shotgun sequence DNA encoding:
- the LOC123685962 gene encoding 5-aminolevulinate synthase, erythroid-specific, mitochondrial, whose product is MFSRICFTKHQLKMPCPFLTRFGQNYVKTYAPLLVKTYGNQCPVISRALTNDTKPESQVKADSSETNVAPCPFLNKVKNVVKPTIDNDTIEIKSDDLGKSESKPVFPYETFFHDQIIKKKREHSYRIFKKVNRLAGPGQFPKALEYTWGEKPITVWCSNDYLGMSCHPEVKNAVSEALDTYGSGAGGTRNISGNSTLHETLEKKLAKLHQKDAALLFTSCFVANDSTLYTLAKSLPGCHIFSDAGNHASMIQGIRNSQVPKHIFKHNNPAHLEELLSKVDKAVPKIVAFETVHSMTGAVCPLEELCDVAHKYGALTFVDEVHAVGLYGEHGAGIGERDHQLHKMDIISGTLGKAFGNIGGYIASSSSLIDMIRSYAAGFIFTTSLPPTVLAGAAKAVDVLASEEGRELRKRHQSNVKYLRNTLLREGFPVEHTPSHIIPIRIGDPSKCSLISDTLMKEKSHYIQAINYPTVARGEEKLRLAPTPFHNKELMDTLVADMKDVWKSLDIPLIGRNCDAECKFCHQPILFDYFEARTRTKNYNTCNIPNCPQMMTAA